One window from the genome of Anser cygnoides isolate HZ-2024a breed goose chromosome 8, Taihu_goose_T2T_genome, whole genome shotgun sequence encodes:
- the DYNLT5 gene encoding dynein light chain Tctex-type 5 — protein MRRGPGGSGTEPRCPPASSRRPSTASRPGEAQRAGEERGGGAGGCPLTGPAKRFPVGAVDAILQDVLRGYLQEQPYEPGVCREMAKTIAEVIKARVKDLLVPRYKIVVVTHIGQLNEQSMQIGSRCLWDPATDTFSSYVFKNTSLFALANVYAIYFE, from the exons ATGCGTCGCGGCCCGGGCGGTTCGGGCACGgagccccggtgccccccggcctCATCCCGCCGGCCCAGCACCGCCTCCCGGCCGGGCGAGGCGCAGCGGGCCGGggaggagcggggcggcggAGCCGGCGGCTGCCCCCTCACGG GTCCTGCCAAGCGCTTTCCGGTGGGCGCGgtggatgccatcctgcaggACGTGCTGCGGGGAtacctgcaggagcagccctaCGAGCCAGGCGTGTGCAGGGAGATGGCGAAGACCATCGCCGAG GTTATCAAAGCTCGGGTAAAAGACCTTCTGGTGCCCAGGTACAAGATCGTTGTGGTTACGCATATTGGGCAGCTGAATGAGCAGAGCATGCAGATCGGAAGCAGGTGCCTGTGGGATCCTGCGACTGACACATTTTCGTCGTATGTGTTCAAAAACACTTCACTGTTTGCTCTTGCAAATGTCTATGCTATCTATTTTGAATAA
- the INSL5 gene encoding insulin-like peptide INSL5, which translates to MRSTLLALAALALLAAAHQAHGEGNAVKLCGRDFVRAIVFTCGGSRWKRDLADHQYLFESENPLPFSEENNGYADPLTYTDRRLGTDSEEILNIKPETKRDLQRTRKMSMLRKREVAKLLTTSCCSVGCSERDISSLC; encoded by the exons ATGAGGAGCACGCTGCTGGCCCTCGCCGCGCTCGCCCTCCTGGCTGCGGCACACCAAGCCCACGGGGAGGGAAATGCCGTGAAGCTCTGCGGGAGAGACTTTGTCAGAGCCATCGTTTTCACCTGCGGCGGCTCTCGGTGGAAAAGGGACTTGGCTGATCACCAATACCTTTTCG AGAGTGAAAATCCCCTGCCCTTCTCTGAGGAGAACAACGGTTATGCAGATCCCTTGACATACACGGACAGGAGGCTGGGGACTGACAGCGAGGAAATCCTCAACATCAAGCCCGAGACAAAGCGAGACTTACAGCGCACCAGGAAAATGTCGATGCTGAGAAAGCGCGAAGTAGCCAAGTTGCTCACCACATCCTGCTGCAGCGTCGGCTGCAGCGAGAGAGATATAAGCTCGCTGTGCTAA